A genomic region of Arachis hypogaea cultivar Tifrunner chromosome 5, arahy.Tifrunner.gnm2.J5K5, whole genome shotgun sequence contains the following coding sequences:
- the LOC112802626 gene encoding probable ethanolamine kinase, producing the protein MGAEVKIWNPVEVAEQARKDYASQIHSSQLIIDPSLSFSQMKPLIIKLCKDMFKDWSNLDDSCFDVDKISGGITNLLLKVRVKDGNSVDDIITIRLYGPNTEHIIDRHRELQATKYITSAGFGAKWLGIFGNGMVQSFINAHTLSPSDMREPKLAAKIANALRRFHHLEVPGSREPQLWNDVWKFFEKASTLKFDDSEKQKAYDTISFKEVHNEIVELQELTDCLNSPVIFSHNDLLSGNIMVNAEEDKVYIIDYEYASYNYRGFDIGNHFAEYAGFDCDFELYPNMNQQYHFFRHYIQPDRPNEVSEKDLETFYVEANTYALASHLFWSLWGIIQARMSPIDFDYLGYFFLRYNEYKRRKESFMSMARSYISGGKNK; encoded by the exons GGGTGCCGAGGTTAAGATCTGGAATCCCGTGGAAGTAGCAGAGCAAGCCCGCAAAGACTATGCCTCGCAGATTCATTCTTCTCAGCTCATCATTGACCCTTCGCTCTCTTTCTCTCAAATGAAGCCTCTGATCAT CAAGTTGTGTAAGGATATGTTCAAGGATTGGTCAAATTTGGATGATTCTTGCTTTGATGTTGATAAAATATCTGGAGGCATAACAAATTTGT TACTCAAGGTTAGAGTTAAGGACGGAAATTCTGTTGATGACATTATTACAATCAGACTGTATGGACCAAACACTGAGCACATTATTGATCGTCACAGGGAGTTGCAG GCTACCAAATACATCACATCTGCAGGATTTGGTGCTAAGTGGCTTGGAATTTTTGGAAATGGCATGGTGCAATCTTTTATAAATGCACATACTCTCAGCCCATCAG ATATGCGAGAGCCAAAGTTGGCTGCTAAAATAGCAAATGCATTGAGAAGATTTCATCATTTGGAAGTTCCTGGTTCTAGGGAACCCCAATTATGGAATGATGTTTGGAAGTTCTTTGAGAAAG CTTCCACTCTAAAGTTTGATGATAGCGAAAAGCAAAAGGCTTATGATACTATTTCATTCAAGGAAGTTCACAATGAAATTGTTGAACTGCAG GAGTTGACTGACTGTCTCAATTCTCCAGTCATCTTTTCTCACAATGACTTGCTTTCTGGAAATATAATGGTTAATGCTGAAGAAG ATAAAGTTTACATCATTGATTATGAATATGCCTCGTACAACTACAGAGGCTTCGACATTGGAAACCACTTTGCAGAATATGCTGGCTTTGATTGTGATTTTGAGTT GTACCCAAACATGAATCAACAATACCATTTCTTCAGGCATTACATACAACCTGACAGACCAAATGAG GTTTCTGAGAAAGATCTTGAAACATTTTATGTTGAGGCAAATACATATGCATTGGCTTCGCACCTTTTCTGGTCTTTGTGGGGGATAATTCAG GCAAGGATGTCGCCGATCGATTTTGATTATCTTGGTTACTTTTTTCTTCGATACAATGAATACAAAAGGCGGAAAGAAAGTTTTATGTCGATGGCGCGATCCTATATTTCTGGTGGCAAGAATAAATAG